The following are encoded together in the Cicer arietinum cultivar CDC Frontier isolate Library 1 chromosome 2, Cicar.CDCFrontier_v2.0, whole genome shotgun sequence genome:
- the LOC105851283 gene encoding uncharacterized protein, protein MELRGINPDFVTCNLLINCLCQLGHITFAFSVFSKILKRGYHPGTITFTTLIKGFCLKGEVHKALHFHDKVVAQGFRLNQVSYGTLINGLCKVGKTRAALELLRRVDGKLVQPNVVMYSTIIDSMCKDKLVSDACDLYSEMVVKRISPNVVTYSALISGFCIMGQLKEAIDLLYKMTLENINPNVYTFNILVDAFCKEGKLKEAKNVFLVMIKNDIKPNIVTYNILIDGYCLVNEVNRAKSILNIMVQRGVAPDVRSYSIMINGLCKIKMVDEAMNLFNEMQSRKIVPNVVTHSSLIDGLCKSGRITYALELVIDMHDRGQPLDIYSYNSILDALCKSHDVDKAIALLKKVKDLGIQPNMCTYNILLNGLCKSGRIKDSQKIFEDLLVKGYNLDVYAYTIMIQGFCNKGLLDEALDLFSKMKDNGCIPDVLTYEIVIHSLFEKYENEKAEKLLREMIVRGLL, encoded by the coding sequence ATGGAACTAAGGGGAATCAACCCTGACTTTGTAACTTGCAATCTCTTAATCAATTGTTTATGCCAATTGGGTCATATCACTTTTGCTTTCTCTGTTTTCTCAAAGATTCTCAAAAGGGGTTATCATCCTGGTACAATAACTTTTACCACACTCATCAAGGGTTTTTGTCTTAAAGGTGAGGTTCATAAAGCATTGCACTTTCATGACAAGGTGGTAGCACAAGGATTTCGGTTGAATCAAGTTAGTTACGGGACTTTGATCAATGGGTTATGTAAAGTTGGAAAAACAAGAGCAGCTCTAGAGTTGCTGAGACGAGTTGATGGGAAATTGGTTCAACCTAATGTGGTAATGTACAGCACGATTATTGATAGTATGTGCAAAGATAAACTTGTTTCTGATGCATGTGATTTATATTCTGAAATGGTTGTCAAGAGAATTTCTCCTAATGTTGTCACTTACAGTGCACTAATTAGTGGCTTTTGCATCATGGGTCAATTGAAAGAAGCAATTGATTTGTTGTATAAAATGACATTGGAAAACATCAACCCAAATGTgtatacttttaatatattgGTTGATGCTTTTTGTAAGGAAGGGAAGTTGAAAGAAGCTAAAAATGTGTTTCTTGTGATgataaaaaatgacataaagCCGAATATTGTTACTTACAACATTTTAATAGATGGATATTGCCTCGTTAATGAAGTGAACAGGGCTAAGAGTATACTCAACATTATGGTCCAAAGGGGAGTGGCTCCTGATGTTAGGAGCTACAGTATCATGATTAATGGACTTTGTAAGATTAAAATGGTTGATGAAGCCATGAACCTCTTCAATGAAATGCAGTCCAGAAAAATTGTTCCTAATGTGGTAACTCACAGTTCTCTCATTGATGGTTTGTGCAAATCGGGGAGAATTACATATGCTTTGGAGCTTGTCATTGATATGCATGATAGGGGGCAACCACTTGATATATATAGTTACAATTCTATATTGGATGCTTTATGCAAAAGCCATGATGTTGACAAGGCAATTGCATTATTGAAAAAAGTTAAAGACTTGGGTATTCAACCAAATATGTGCACGTATAATATTCTTCTCAATGGATTGTGTAAAAGTGGACGAATAAAGGATTCACAAAAGATTTTTGAAGATCTTTTGGTCAAAGGCTACAATCTAGATGTCTATGCATATACCATTATGATACAAGGGTTTTGTAACAAGGGCTTGTTGGACGAAGCGTTggatttgttttcaaaaatgaaaGACAATGGCTGCATTCCAGATGTTTTAACTTATGAAATAGTTATTCATTCCCtctttgaaaaatatgaaaatgaaaaagcGGAGAAACTTCTTCGGGAAATGATTGTGAGAGGTCTTCTTTAA
- the LOC101514450 gene encoding cucumisin-like: MDSRSCFGHLLLLISLASFLVNCYSSTSHDDLKTYIVYTGNTLYDETSSLLHYKSLLQQVADHSNQVPKPVLQHYKRSFSGFVANLSKEEANIMAGLDGVVSVFPNEKRHLLTTKSWDFFGFPQKVERKNYESDVIIGVIDSGIWPESGSFNDKGFSPPPTKWKGTCKAYNFSCNNKLIGARYYISFFDELSEQDFDSPRDCNGHGTHTASIAAGNPISMASMVGLAEGTARGGTPSARIAVYKVCWGVNCYDSNVLAAFDDAIADGVDIISASIASTSNQTVHFRDAISIGAFHAMQRGVLTVLAAGNAGPHPSTLYNFSPWAIVVGATTLDRRFVTDVQLGDNTTYEGVSLNTFDLEGKLYPIIYSGDAPNTIAGFNRHTSKNCSTNSLDDKMVKGKIILCEANIGVPEAIRVGAIGILIQGQTNVDLAFSYPLPTSYLRWKDAIKIKKYIHSSSFPTATIRKSREVKDTLAPVVASFSSRGPNNATPEILKPDLVAPGVDIIASWSPISPISDIIGDKRKLEFNIKSGTSMSCPHVSSAAAYIKSFHPTWSPAAVRSALMTTAKQMSPENNRDAEFAYGAGQIDPVKAMNPGLIYETSEADYIKYLCGQGVNTSALQLITRDESNCFDMISARDLNYPSFSIKAPHPKHHLSGSFNRTVANVGLSMSTYRAVVTAPKGLVVSVKPDILSFTSLGERLTYVLTVDGKLKKSVESASLVWDDGEFQVRSPIIVFDERAEKDKGVRLYCINFIYIVIFNLLFYIIID, translated from the exons ATGGACAGTAGATCTTGTTTTGGGCATTTGCTTCTGCTTATTAGCCTCGCttcatttttggtgaattgttaTTCATCTACTTCTCATGATGACTTAAAG ACTTACATTGTCTACACTGGAAATACCTTATATGATGAAACTTCATCATTGCTGCACTACAAAAGTTTATTACAACAAGTTGCTGATCACAG CAACCAAGTACCAAAGCCTGTACTACAACACTACAAGAGGAGTTTCAGTGGCTTTGTTGCTAATCTATCGAAGGAAGAAGCCAATATAATGGCTG GACTGGATGGTGTGGTGTCTGTTTTTCCTAATGAAAAGAGACACCTTCTTACAACCAAATCGTGGGATTTCTTCGGTTTTCCACAAAAAGTAGAGAGGAAAAACTATGAAAGCGATGTTATCATTGGTGTTATTGATTCTGGAATTTGGCCAGAATCCGGGAGTTTCAATGATAAAGGTTTCAGTCCGCCGCCTACGAAATGGAAAGGCACATGCAAAGCTTATAATTTTTCATGCAACAA TAAACTTATCGGAGCAAGGTATTACATATCTTTCTTTGATGAGTTAAGCGAGCAAGATTTCGATTCTCCAAGAGATTGTAATGGGCACGGAACACATACAGCATCAATTGCAGCGGGAAACCCGATTAGCATGGCTAGTATGGTAGGGCTTGCAGAAGGAACAGCAAGAGGTGGAACTCCATCTGCTCGCATTGCTGTTTATAAAGTGTGTTGGGGTGTAAACTGCTATGATTCAAATGTTCTAGCCGCATTTGATGATGCAATTGCAGACGGGGTTGATATAATATCAGCCTCAATTGCATCAACATCGAATCAAACTGTCCATTTTAGAGATGCAATCTCTATTGGAGCATTCCATGCTATGCAACGTGGAGTGCTGACAGTGTTGGCAGCAGGGAATGCAGGTCCACATCCTTCCACTCTGTATAATTTTTCTCCTTGGGCTATTGTGGTGGGTGCTACCACATTAGACAGGAGGTTTGTCACTGATGTACAATTAGGTGACAATACAACATATGAG GGTGTTTCGCTGAACACGTTCGATCTTGAGGGGAAACTGTACCCCATTATCTACAGTGGCGATGCACCAAATACAATAGCAGGCTTCAATCGACACACTTCCAA GAATTGTTCGACCAATTCCTTGGATGATAAGATGGTGAAGGGTAAAATTATTCTATGTGAAGCAAACATAGGAGTACCAGAAGCCATTAGAGTTGGTGCTATTGGTATCTTGATACAAGGCCAAACTAATGTAGATTTGGCATTCTCTTATCCGTTGCCTACATCTTATCTTCGATGGAAGGAtgccatcaaaataaaaaagtacataCACTCGTCAAG TTTTCCAACGGCAACCATACGGAAGTCCAGAGAGGTAAAAGATACTTTGGCACCTGTGGTTGCCTCTTTCTCATCAAGGGGTCCTAACAATGCAACACCAGAAATTCTCAag CCAGACTTAGTTGCTCCCGGTGTAGATATTATTGCAAGTTGGTCTCCGATTTCTCCAATTTCTGATATTATTGGTGACAAAAGAAAATTGGAGTTTAATATTAAATCAGGAACATCAATGTCATGCCCCCATGTGTCAAGTGCAGCAGCGTACATCAAATCGTTTCATCCTACATGGTCACCTGCTGCTGTTCGTTCGGCTCTAATGACAACGG CTAAACAAATGAGTCCAGAAAATAACCGTGATGCAGAATTTGCTTACGGAGCCGGTCAAATTGACCCTGTCAAAGCTATGAATCCTGGTTTAATATATGAGACCAGTGAAGCTGActacataaaatatttatgtggaCAAGGTGTCAATACATCGGCTTTACAACTAATAACGAGGGATGAAAGCAATTGTTTTGACATGATATCGGCAAGGGATTTAAATTATCCTTCATTTTCTATCAAAGCCCCACACCCAAAACATCATCTAAGTGGAAGCTTCAATAGAACTGTTGCAAATGTTGGATTGTCGATGTCAACGTACAGAGCAGTTGTGACAGCCCCTAAAGGACTTGTTGTTTCAGTGAAGCCCGATATTTTGTCATTTACTTCATTGGGAGAAAGGCTGACATATGTTCTGACCGTGGATGGAAAACTAAAGAAGTCTGTTGAGTCAGCTTCTTTGGTTTGGGATGATGGTGAATTTCAGGTGAGgagtccaattattgtttttgatGAGAGAGCGGAGAAAGACAAAGGTGTTCGTTTATATTGtataaatttcatatatattgtcatttttaatttattattttatattattattgattaa